A genomic stretch from Patagioenas fasciata isolate bPatFas1 chromosome 10, bPatFas1.hap1, whole genome shotgun sequence includes:
- the OGG1 gene encoding N-glycosylase/DNA lyase isoform X1, with protein sequence MKLRDVPSACPRLWRSLRVPPAELRLDLVLSSGQTFRWWESSPGAWTGVLEGRVWTLRQERDRLWYTVYEEEEEDGDACPEKDGDGCPTGAAEPDSAEMERILRDYFQLDVGLPALYRTWGAADPRFRKVAKDFPGVRVLRQDPVECLLSFICTSNNHISRITAMIERLCCAFGRRLCHLNARPIHAFPSLSALTGADAEARLRALGFGYRAKFVSGSARAIAEGLGAEGLCQLRAAPYAEARRVLCTLPGVGTKVADCVCLMALDKAEAVPVDTHVWRIAQQRYGAVLGGRSLTPRAHQEIGDFFRGLWGPHAGWAQAVLFCADLRKGQEPRSRGRAKGCRGQDSHRDGAP encoded by the exons ATGAAGCTGCGGGACGTCCCGTCCGCCTGCCCGCGGCTGTGGCGGTCCCTGCGCGTCCCGCCGGCCGAGCTGCGCCTGGACCTGGTGCTGTCGTCGGGACAGACGTTCCG GTGGTGGGAGAGCAGCCCCGGGGCCTGGacgggggtgctggaggggcgcGTCTGGACGCTGCGGCAGGAGCGGGACCGGCTCTGGTACACGGTgtacgaggaggaggaggaggatggggacgCGTGTCCTGAGAAGGATGGAGATGGGTGTCCCACTGGGGCAGCAGAGCCGGACAGCGCCGAGATGGAGCGGATCCTGCGCGACTACTTCCAGCTGGACGTGGGGCTGCCAGCCCTGTACCGCACCTGGGGGGCGGCCGACCCCCGCTTCCGAAAAGTGGCCAAGGACTTCCCAG GGGTGCGGGTGCTGCGGCAGGACCCCGTTGAGTGCCTCCTCTCCTTCATCTGCACCTCCAACAACCACATCTCCCGCATCACCGCCATGATTGAGCGTCTCTGCTGCGCCTTCGGCCGCCGCCTCTGCCACCTCAACGCCCGGCCCATCCATGCCTTCCCGTCTCTGTCGGCGCTCACAG GCGCTGACGCCGAGGCCcggctgcgggcgctgggctTTGGGTACCGGGCCAAATTCGTCAGTGGGAGTGCACGGGCCATTGCCGAGGGGCTCGGAGCCGAGGGGCTGTGCCAGCTGCGCGCTGCACCCTATGCCGAGGCCAGGAGGGTGCTGTGCACCCTGCCCGGCGTGGGCACCAAG GTCGCTGACTGCGTGTGCCTGATGGCGCTGGACAAGGCGGAGGCCGTGCCAGTGGACACGCACGTCTGGCGCATTGCACAGCAGCGCTACGGCGCGGTGCTGGGCGGCAGGAGCCTGACCCCCCGCGCCCACCAGGAGATTG GTGACTTCTTCCGCGGGCTGTGGGGCCCCCATGCTGGCTGGGCGCAGGCG GTCCTGTTCTGCGCTGACCTCCGCAAGGGCCAGGAGCCGCGCAGCCGGGGCCGCGCCAAGGGGTGCCGAGGCCAGGACAGCCATAGGGACGGGGCCCCCTAG
- the OGG1 gene encoding N-glycosylase/DNA lyase isoform X2: MKLRDVPSACPRLWRSLRVPPAELRLDLVLSSGQTFRWWESSPGAWTGVLEGRVWTLRQERDRLWYTVYEEEEEDGDACPEKDGDGCPTGAAEPDSAEMERILRDYFQLDVGLPALYRTWGAADPRFRKVAKDFPGVRVLRQDPVECLLSFICTSNNHISRITAMIERLCCAFGRRLCHLNARPIHAFPSLSALTGADAEARLRALGFGYRAKFVSGSARAIAEGLGAEGLCQLRAAPYAEARRVLCTLPGVGTKVTSSAGCGAPMLAGRRRSCSALTSARARSRAAGAAPRGAEARTAIGTGPPRYTPRGTEPLGQWLRGNHCDRSQPGVSRDPCPLPALCCYRGC, from the exons ATGAAGCTGCGGGACGTCCCGTCCGCCTGCCCGCGGCTGTGGCGGTCCCTGCGCGTCCCGCCGGCCGAGCTGCGCCTGGACCTGGTGCTGTCGTCGGGACAGACGTTCCG GTGGTGGGAGAGCAGCCCCGGGGCCTGGacgggggtgctggaggggcgcGTCTGGACGCTGCGGCAGGAGCGGGACCGGCTCTGGTACACGGTgtacgaggaggaggaggaggatggggacgCGTGTCCTGAGAAGGATGGAGATGGGTGTCCCACTGGGGCAGCAGAGCCGGACAGCGCCGAGATGGAGCGGATCCTGCGCGACTACTTCCAGCTGGACGTGGGGCTGCCAGCCCTGTACCGCACCTGGGGGGCGGCCGACCCCCGCTTCCGAAAAGTGGCCAAGGACTTCCCAG GGGTGCGGGTGCTGCGGCAGGACCCCGTTGAGTGCCTCCTCTCCTTCATCTGCACCTCCAACAACCACATCTCCCGCATCACCGCCATGATTGAGCGTCTCTGCTGCGCCTTCGGCCGCCGCCTCTGCCACCTCAACGCCCGGCCCATCCATGCCTTCCCGTCTCTGTCGGCGCTCACAG GCGCTGACGCCGAGGCCcggctgcgggcgctgggctTTGGGTACCGGGCCAAATTCGTCAGTGGGAGTGCACGGGCCATTGCCGAGGGGCTCGGAGCCGAGGGGCTGTGCCAGCTGCGCGCTGCACCCTATGCCGAGGCCAGGAGGGTGCTGTGCACCCTGCCCGGCGTGGGCACCAAG GTGACTTCTTCCGCGGGCTGTGGGGCCCCCATGCTGGCTGGGCGCAGGCG GTCCTGTTCTGCGCTGACCTCCGCAAGGGCCAGGAGCCGCGCAGCCGGGGCCGCGCCAAGGGGTGCCGAGGCCAGGACAGCCATAGGGACGGGGCCCCCTAGGTACACCCCGAGAGGGACGGAACCCCTGGGTCAGTGGCTGCGGGGGAATCACTGTGACCGTTCCCAGCCTGGGGTGTCCAGGgatccctgtcccctgcccgctCTGTGCTGCTACCGTGGGTGTTGA
- the OGG1 gene encoding N-glycosylase/DNA lyase isoform X3, with protein sequence MKLRDVPSACPRLWRSLRVPPAELRLDLVLSSGQTFRWWESSPGAWTGVLEGRVWTLRQERDRLWYTVYEEEEEDGDACPEKDGDGCPTGAAEPDSAEMERILRDYFQLDVGLPALYRTWGAADPRFRKVAKDFPGVRVLRQDPVECLLSFICTSNNHISRITAMIERLCCAFGRRLCHLNARPIHAFPSLSALTGDFFRGLWGPHAGWAQAVLFCADLRKGQEPRSRGRAKGCRGQDSHRDGAP encoded by the exons ATGAAGCTGCGGGACGTCCCGTCCGCCTGCCCGCGGCTGTGGCGGTCCCTGCGCGTCCCGCCGGCCGAGCTGCGCCTGGACCTGGTGCTGTCGTCGGGACAGACGTTCCG GTGGTGGGAGAGCAGCCCCGGGGCCTGGacgggggtgctggaggggcgcGTCTGGACGCTGCGGCAGGAGCGGGACCGGCTCTGGTACACGGTgtacgaggaggaggaggaggatggggacgCGTGTCCTGAGAAGGATGGAGATGGGTGTCCCACTGGGGCAGCAGAGCCGGACAGCGCCGAGATGGAGCGGATCCTGCGCGACTACTTCCAGCTGGACGTGGGGCTGCCAGCCCTGTACCGCACCTGGGGGGCGGCCGACCCCCGCTTCCGAAAAGTGGCCAAGGACTTCCCAG GGGTGCGGGTGCTGCGGCAGGACCCCGTTGAGTGCCTCCTCTCCTTCATCTGCACCTCCAACAACCACATCTCCCGCATCACCGCCATGATTGAGCGTCTCTGCTGCGCCTTCGGCCGCCGCCTCTGCCACCTCAACGCCCGGCCCATCCATGCCTTCCCGTCTCTGTCGGCGCTCACAG GTGACTTCTTCCGCGGGCTGTGGGGCCCCCATGCTGGCTGGGCGCAGGCG GTCCTGTTCTGCGCTGACCTCCGCAAGGGCCAGGAGCCGCGCAGCCGGGGCCGCGCCAAGGGGTGCCGAGGCCAGGACAGCCATAGGGACGGGGCCCCCTAG
- the CAMK1 gene encoding calcium/calmodulin-dependent protein kinase type 1 has protein sequence MPLGQDGPSWKKRTEDIQRIYNFREVLGTGAFSEVVLAEEKATRKLVAIKCIAKKALEGKETSIENEIAVLHKIKHPNIVALDDIYESGTHLYLIMQLVSGGELFDRIVEKGFYTERDASALIRQILDAVKYLHDMGIVHRDLKPENLLYYSLDEDSKIMISDFGLSKIEGCGSVMSTACGTPGYVAPEVLAQKPYSKAVDCWSIGVIAYILLCGYPPFYDENDAKLFEQILKAEYEFDSPYWDDISDSAKDFIQHLMEKDPGKRFTCEQALQHPWIAGDTALDKNIHQSVSEQIKKNFAKSKWKQAFNATAVVRHMRKLQLGTSQEGPGQTTPTSPGERLGGGTSNGSGCGHLPRSRAQRLAPD, from the exons ATGCCGCTGGGGCAGGATGGGCCCAGCTGGAAGAAGAGGACCGAGGACATTCAGCGCATCTACAACTTCCGAGAGGTCTTGGGCAC GGGGGCCTTCTCCGAGGTGGTCCTGGCGGAGGAGAAGGCGACGCGGAAACTGGTGGCCATCAAGTGCATCGCCAAGAAGGCGCTGGAGGGGAAGGAGACCAGCATTGAGAACGAGATCGCCGTGCTCCACAA GATCAAGCACCCAAACATTGTGGCCTTGGATGACATCTATGAGAGCGGCACCCACCTCTACCTCATCATGCAGCT GGTCTCGGGGGGGGAGCTCTTCGACCGCATCGTGGAGAAGGGCTTCTACACCGAGCGCGACGCCAGTGCCCTGATCCGACAGATCCTCGACGCCGTCAAGTACCTGCACGACATGGGCATCGTCCACCGTGACCTGAAG CCCGAGAACCTGCTCTATTACAGCCTGGACGAGGACTCCAAGATCATGATCAGCGACTTCGGGCTGTCCAAGATCGAGGGCTGCGGCAGCGTCATGTCCACGGCCTGCGGCACCCCCGGCTACGTGG CCCCCGAGGTGCTGGCGCAGAAGCCCTACAGCAAGGCAGTGGATTGCTGGTCCATTGGGGTCATCGCCTACATTCT GCTCTGCGGTTACCCCCCTTTCTATGATGAGAATGATGCCAAGCTCTTCGAGCAGATCCTGAAGGCCGAGTACGAGTTTGACTCGCCCTACTGGGATGACATCTCTGACTCGG CCAAGGACTTCATCCAGCACCTGATGGAGAAAGACCCCGGCAAGCGCTTCACTTGCGAGCAagccctgcagcatccctg GATtgctggggacacagccctggacaAGAACATCCACCAGTCTGTGAGTGAGCAAATCAAGAAAaactttgcaaagagcaagtggaaG CAAGCCTTCAACGCCACGGCGGTGGTGAGACACATGCGTAAGCTGCAGCTGGGAACCAGCCAGGAGGGCCCCGGGCAGACGACTCCCACCAGCCCCGGCGAGCGGTTGGGAGGGGGCACCAGCAACG GGTCAGGCTGTGGGCACCTGCCCAGGAGCAGAGCTCAGCGACTCGCCCCAGACTGA
- the TADA3 gene encoding transcriptional adapter 3, with the protein MSELKDCPLQFHDFKSVDHAKVCPRYTAVLARSEDDGIGIEELDTLQLELETLLSSASRRLRVLEAETQILTDWQDKKGDRRFLKLSKDHDVGASVKHGKPKKQKLEGKGGHGTGPGPGRPKSKNLQPKIQEYEFQDDPIDVPRIPKNDAPNRFWASVEPYCADLTNEEVRVLEELLKPPEDEAEHYKIPPLGKHYSQRWAQEDLLEEQKDGARAAAAADKKKGVLGPLTELDTKDVDALLKKSEAQHEQPEDGCPFGPLTQRLLQALVEENIISPVEDSPIPEIAGKDSGADGAGTSPRSQNKPFSVPHTKSLEGRIKEELVAQGLLESEDRPAEDSEDEVLAELRKRQAELKALSAHNRAKKHELLRLAKEELHRQELRQRVRMADNEVMDAFRKIMAARQKKRTPTKKEKDQAWKTLKERESILKLLDG; encoded by the exons ATGAGCGAGCTGAAGGACTGCCCGCTGCAGTTCCACGACTTCAAGTCGGTGGACCACGCCAAGGTGTGCCCCCGGTACACGGCCGTGCTGGCCCGCTCCGAGGACGACGGGATCGGCATCGAGGAGCTGGACAcgctgcagctggagctggagACGCTGCTCTCGTCCGCCAGCCGCCGCCTCCGCGTCCTGGAGGCCGAGACGCAG ATCCTGACAGACTGGCAGGACAAGAAGGGTGACCGGCGGTTCCTGAAGCTGAGCAAGGACCACGATGTGGGTGCCTCAGTCAAACACGGGAAACCCAAGAAGCAGAAGCTGGAGGGAAAAGGGGGCCACGGGACCGGGCCTGGCCCTGGCCGGCCCAAGTCCAAGAACCTGCAGCCCAAGATCCAGGAATATGAGTTTCAGGATGATCCCATTGATGTTCCACGCATCCCCAAAAATGACGCTCCGAACAG GTTCTGGGCATCGGTGGAGCCGTACTGTGCTGATCTCACCAACGAGGAGGTCCGAGTCCTGGAGGAGCTGCTCAAGCCACCAGAGGATGAAGCTGAGCATTACAAG ATCCCTCCCCTGGGGAAGCATTACTCTCAGCGCTGGGCCCAGGAGGACCTGCTGGAAGAGCAGAAGGACGGAGcccgggcagcagctgctgctgacaaGAAGaaaggtgtcctggggccgctcacCGAACTGGACACCAAAG ATGTCGATGCCCTGTTGAAGAAGTCGGAGGCTCAGCACGAGCAGCCAGAGGACGGGTGTCCCTTTGGGCCCCTGACACAGCGTCTGCTGCAGGCGCTCGTGGAG GAGAACATCATCTCCCCTGTCGAGGACTCCCCCATCCCCGAAATTGCTGGCAAGGACTCAGGAGCCGATGGTGCCGGCACATCTCCTCGCAGCCAGAACAAGCCCttcag CGTCCCCCACACCAAGTCCCTGGAGGGGCGGATCAAGGAGGAGCTGGTGGCCCAAGGGCTGCTAGAGTCGGAAGACCGGCCAGCCGAGGACTCGGAGGATGAGGTGCTGGCCGAGCTGCGCAAGAGGCAGGCGGAGCTGAAGGCCCTCAGCGCGCACAACCGCGCCAAGAAGCACGAGCTGCTGCG GCTGGCCAAGGAGGAGCTgcaccggcaggagctgcggcagcGTGTCCGCATGGCCGATAATGAGGTGATGGACGCCTTCCGAAAGATCATGGCCGCCCGGCAGAAGAAGCGCACACCCACCAAGAAGGAGAAGGACCAGGCCTGGAAGACCCTGAAGGAGCGGGAGAGCATCCTCAAGCTGCTGGACGGGTAG
- the LOC136105909 gene encoding uncharacterized protein — protein sequence MEALKGAYQVRRGAGGIVRDSPAAGRRHRDRSPALLRPRSVQRGSSRTSRKREPATSACRDRTAAATMTATLRPYLNAVRATLQAALCLENFSSQVVERHNKPEVEVRSSKELLLQPVIISRNEKEKVLIEGSINSVRVSIAVKQADEIEKILCHKFMRFMMMRAENFFILRRKPVEGYDISFLITNFHTEQMYKHKLVDFVIHFMEEIDKEISEMKLSVNARARIVAEEFLKNAVAQDPVAPRRLCPPGTVPAPASAAPRTAGPAAALGAAPACGRAALVAAAVSSRFLNAVAWPEGGVNSTVGEWGILGGTSMRLGIAVDAAVGTPTLLGQGQPGMCRTPHGAEDMGSAGGALAGQAAPATASHRGCHHPSLDLVQFKRARLRVERAIKEKKIFTVLGPYPVIRSQLRARGWVERKPLSRGSRLEQQHSRREKWLQEEEGRGDANTADQGDIVRGPRPGSASCGAWPSLGTPEPLHSPWPPEEEEEEEEEQQDEDPDDIHKIMSCLLRDQMPYFIWTTRCSAVNRRLLQRDQVVNHYSGVASFTTKEGLCVNLRNLTWFYEADPDTFFPRCYRLGAVDERKAFIEDFRLTAARSLLKVALERAGDAPVGTEQPPKSGEGPAGSPQPSQLVEEALQVCRQHLDSVGHQDIDRDAPSPCTTAINWDRFLQDYYRVVHEGAGLVLSVAQQDQCQALLQLLAGHLPQLAMEGNHNVWILKPGAKSRGRGIVCVVRLEQVLQLAGGCTSFSAREGEWVVQKYVERLLLIFGTKFDIRQWFLVTDWNPLTVWFYRESYVRFCSQPFSLSRLDPARHLCNVSIQKRCRPARGRHPQLPPDQIWSCRQLQAYLAQAGRAGAWQQVMVPGMKAAVVAALRSAQDLVGSRKGSFELFGADFVFGEDCQPWLLEINASPTMAPSSAVTSRLCARVQRDTLRVVIDHRDNPACPTGAFELIYKEVGCGGLWGRDPLGTPSPHCPHVPLQAAVPVPMHSGLKLMVEGCSVRKPRMAQHRTQGKAPTTANGAPQPLVPPSSWGRATQVPQPGARRGEPAPLGQWSCHCPPGSAPLAPPQPPIPPPPGCCARSQGPPHLSRLLGQPQTALPQLRVHPRARVPVPPPRGPPGSLQPLGTPRPAPLLPSCRGTALARAGTRRLDPAVLPVVPKPHCRTKTQAAPRGTQKSCDTEGHPDGDVTLLG from the exons ATGGAAGCGCTGAAGGGAGCGTACCAAGTGCGGCGAGGCGCAGGGGGGATTGTGCGGGATTCCCCTGCCGCGGGCCGCCGCCACCGTGACCGCTCTCCAGCGCTGTTGCGTCCCCGCTCGGTGCAGCG TGGGAGTTCCCGCACATCCCGGAAGAGGGAACCGGCTACTTCCGCCTGCCGGGACCGGACCGCAGCCGCCACCATG ACAGCCACGCTGCGCCCGTACCTGAACGCGGTGCGCGCCACGCTGCAGGCTGCGCTGTGCCTGGAGAACTTCTCCTCGCAGGTGGTGGAGCGGCACAACAAGCCGGAGGTGGAAGTCAG GAGCAGCAAAGAGCTGCTGTTGCAGCCAGTGATCATCAGCAGGAACGAGAAGGAGAAGGTCCTCATCGAGGGCTCCATTAACTCTGTGCGCGTCAGCATTGCAGTGAAACAG gcTGATGAGATTGAGAAGATCTTGTGCCACAAATTCATGCGCTTCATGATGATGAGGGCTGAAAATTTTTTCATCCTGCGCAGGAAGCCTGTGGAG GGCTACGATATCAGCTTCTTGATCACAAACTTCCACACGGAGCAGATGTACAAACACAAGCTGGTGGACTTTGTCATCCACTTCATGGAGGAGATTGACAAGGAGATCAGCGAGATGAAGCTGTCTGTCAACGCCAGGGCCCGCATTGTGGCAGAGGAGTTCCTCAAGAAT GCCGTGGCGCAGGACCCCGTGGCTCCCCGACGCTTGTGCCCGCCGGGCACCGTGCCTGCGCCCGCTTCTGCTGCCCCGCGGACGGCTGGGCCGGCGGCCGCGCTGGGAGCAGCCCCTGCTTGCGGCAGAGCCGCCCTGGTCGCTGCCGCTGTCTCGTCTCGTTTTTTAAACG CTGTCGCCTGGCCTGAGGGTGGGGTCAACAGCACAGTGGGGGAGTGGGGCATCCTGGGGGGTACCAGCATGAGGCTTGGCATAGCGGTAGATGCTGCAGTTGGGACCCCCACCTTGCTTGGGCAGGGGCAGCCGGGTATGTGCCGTACCCCCCATGGGGCTGAGGATATGGGTTCAGCCGGGGGTGCCcttgcagggcaggcagcacctgCCACCGCCAGCCACCGTGGCTGCCACCACCCCTCGCTTGACCTTGTGCAGTTCAAGAGGGCCAGGCTGCGCGTGGAGAGAGCCATCAAG GAGAAGAAGATCTTCACGGTGCTGGGCCCCTACCCTGTCATCCGCAGCCAGCTGCGGGCCCGGGGCTGGGTGGAGAGGAAGCCCCTGAGCAGGGGCAGCcggctggagcagcagcacagcaggcgggagaagtggctgcaggaggaggaggggagaggtGATGCTAATACTGCTGATCAGGGGGACATAGTGCGAGGCCCACGGCCAGGGTCGGCATCCTGTGGGGCATGGCCTtccctggggaccccagagcccctGCATTCCCCATGGCcacctgaggaggaggaagaggaggaggaagagcagcaggATGAGGACCCCGATGACATCCACAAGATCATG TCCTGCCTGCTGCGGGACCAGATGCCGTACTTCATCTGGACCACCCGCTGCAGCGCTGTCAACCGCCGGCTGCTGCAGCGTGACCAGGTGGTGAACCACTACAGCGGGGTGGCCTCCTTCACCACCAAG GAGGGGCTGTGCGTCAACCTGCGAAACCTGACCTGGTTCTATGAAGCTGATCCTGACACGTTCTTCCCGCGGTGCTACCGGCTGGGGGCCGTGGACGAGCGGAAAGCCTTCATCG AGGATTTCCGCCTGACGGCAGCTCGCAGCCTGCTCAAAGTGGCCCTGGAGAGGGCTGGGGACGCACCAgtggggacagagcagcccccGAAATCTGGTGAGGGGCCAG CGgggtccccccagccctcccagctAGTGGAGGAGGCTCTGCAGGTCTGCAGGCAGCACCTGGACAGCGTGGGGCACCAGGACATTGACAGGGACGCCCCGTCCCCCTGCACGACGGCCATCAACTGGGACCGCTTCCTGCAGGACTACTACCGTGTGGTACA cGAGGGGGCCGGGCTGGTGCTGAGTGTGGCGCAGCAGGATCAGTGCCAAGcactgctgcagctcctggctgggCACCTGCCCCAGCTCGCCATGGAGGGCAACCACAACGTCTGGATCCTCAAGCCTGGTGCCAAATCCCGCGGCAGGG gcATCGTCTGCGTGGTGCGGCTGGAGCAGGTGCTGCAGCTGGCAGGGGGCTGCACGTCATTCTCAGCGCGGGAGGGCGAGTGGGTGGTGCAGAAGTACGTGGAGCGGCTGCTGCTCATCTTCGGCACCAAATTCGACATCCGGCAATGGTTCCTGGTGACGGACTGGAACCCGCTGACTGTCTGGTTCTACCGAGAGAGCTACGTGCGCTTCTGCTCCCAGCCCTTCTCCCTCAGCCGCCTGGACCC CGCCCGGCACCTCTGCAATGTCTCCATCCAGAAGCGCTGCAGGCCGGCACGGGGCCGGCACCCCCAGCTGCCCCCAGACCAGATCTGGTCCTGCCGGCAGCTCCAGGCATACCTGGCACaggcagggcgggcaggggccTGGCAGCAGGTGATGGTGCCCGGCATGAAGGCGGCAGTGGTGGCCGCCCTGCGCAGTGCCCAGGACCTGGTGGGGTCCCGCAAGGGCAGTTTTGAGCTCTTCGGAGCTGACTTTGTCTTTGGGGAGGATTGCCAGCCCTGGCTGCTGGAGATCAACGCCAGCCCCACCATGGCGCCCTCCTCGGCGGTGACCAGCCGGCTGTGTGCCAGAGTCCAGCGGGACACGCTACGTGTGGTGATCGACCACAGGGACAACCCTGCCTGCCCCACCGGTGCCTTCGAGCTCATCTACAAGGAGGTGGGCTGTGGGGGACTGTGGGGCAGGgaccctctggggaccccaagcccccactgcccccatgtccccttgcagGCAGCCGTGCCCGTTCCCATGCACAGTGGGCTGAAGCTGATGGTGGAAGGCTGCTCCGTGAGGAAGCCCCGTATGGCACAGCACCGAACCCAGGGCAAAGCCCCCACCACTGCAAACGGTGCCCCCCAGCCTCTTGTGCCCCCCAGCTCCTGGGGCAGAGCCACCCAGGTCCCCCAGCCAGGAGCAAGGCGGGGGGAGCCGGCTCCTCTGGGGCAGTGGAGCTGCCACTGCCCCCCCGGCTCTGCTCCCCTagcacccccacagccccccatcccaccacccccaGGGTGCTGTGCCAGGAGCCAGGGGCCACCGCACCTCAGCCGCCTGCTCGGGCAACCCCagacagctctgccccagctccgTGTCCATCCCCGGGCCAGGGTGCCTGTCCCACCACCCCGGGGACCTCCTGgcagcctgcagcccctggggacccccaggccAGCCCCCCTCCTCCCCTCTTGCCGGGGCACTGCACTTGCCAGGGCTGGCACCCGGCGCCTGGACCCCGCGGTCCTGCCTGTGGTCCCCAAGCCCCATTGCAGGACAAAGACACAAGCGGCTCCCAGGGGGACACAGAAGAGCTGTGACACTGAAGGACACCCAGATGGGGACGTCACCCTGCTGGGGTGA